One window of Henckelia pumila isolate YLH828 unplaced genomic scaffold, ASM3356847v2 CTG_525:::fragment_3, whole genome shotgun sequence genomic DNA carries:
- the LOC140873273 gene encoding protein arginine N-methyltransferase PRMT10 has translation MGSTSEAAAVDKRVDFANYFCTYGFLYHQKEMLCDRVRMDAYFNAVFQNKHHFVDKTVLDVGAGSGILAIWSAQAGAKKVYAVEATKMAEHARQLVEANNLHNVVEVIEGSVEDVDLPEKVDVIISEWMGYFLLRESMFDSVICARDRWLKPNGVMYPSHARMWMAPIRSGLVDQQMKDYEESVDDWDCFINETKCYYGVDMSVLTKPYTEEQRKYYLETSIWRNLHPNQIIGTTVVIKEIDCLKATVNDIRTVHASFSSSITAENSRLCGFAGWFDVHFRGSNTNPAQQEIELTTTPSEDYGTHWGQQVFLLHPPPRVQQGDDLIVNFSMCRSKENHRLMEIDLSYEMKQSGKLLPPVKNKIFIE, from the exons ATGGGTAGTACTAGCGAAGCCGCCGCCGTAGACAAGAGGGTTGACTTTGCAAACTATTTCTGCACATACGGCTTTCTCTACCACCAGAAGGAGATGCTCTGTGACCGAGTTCGTATGGATGCCTACTTCAACGCCGTCTTCCAAAACAAGCACCATTTCGTTGACAAG ACTGTTCTAGATGTTGGCGCGGGGAGTGGTATTCTAGCTATATGGTCTGCACAGGCGGGGGCAAAGAAAGTTTATGCTGTGGAAGCGACCAAGATGGCAGAGCATGCACGTCAACTAGTTGAAGCAAACAATCTTCACAATGTTGTTGAAGTGATCGAGGGATCTGTTGAAGATGTTGATCTTCCGGAAAAAG TTGATGTTATTATTTCAGAATGGATGGGATACTTTCTTCTGCGGGAATCAATGTTTGACTCTGTAATTTGTGCTCGGGATCGCTGGCTAAAGCCAAATGGAGTCAT GTATCCAAGTCATGCTCGAATGTGGATGGCGCCTATCAGGTCTGGTTTAGTAGACCAGCAAATGAAAGATTATGAAGAGTCTGTGGATGATTGGGATTGCTTTATTAATGAGACCAAATGTTATTACGGTGTTGATATGAGTGTTCTGACAAAGCCATATACTGAAGAACAAAGAAAATACTATTTGGAG ACATCGATTTGGAGAAATCTTCATCCAAATCAAATTATCGGAACAACTGTGGTTATTAAGGAGATCGATTGCCTGAAAGCTACTGTAAATGATATACGCACTGTTCATGCAAGCTTTTCGTCATCCATCACTGCAGAAAATTCAAGATTATGTGGTTTTGCTGGATGGTTTGATGTCCACTTCCGG GGTAGCAATACAAATCCAGCTCAACAAGAAATTGAGTTGACAACTACTCCAAGTGAAGATTATGGCACACATTGGGGCCAGCAG GTGTTCCTTCTGCACCCTCCTCCGCGTGTTCAACAAGGGGATGATTTGATAGTTAATTTTTCAATGTGTCGGTCCAAAGAAAATCACCGATTGATGGAAATTGACCTGTCCTATGAGATGAAACAGTCGGGCAAATTGCTTCCACctgtcaaaaataaaatttttattgaatga
- the LOC140873314 gene encoding probable receptor-like protein kinase At5g20050 has protein sequence MEDRKAHLIAIFIIILLILLTIVARVSLKLSRTFFLICGADTAAIFAVLAVIFIRLRYSSRRKQLERLHDSEGRELRIEYSFLRKVAGVPTKFRFRELEEATDGFRSMVGRGGSASVFKGMLSDGTAVAVKRIDGEDGGGEKAFKSEVAAIASIQHVNLVRLLGYCIASAGPRFLVYGFVFNGSLDNWIFPKTGGRGRRSGCLPWNSRCRVALDVAKALSYLHHDCRSCILHLDVKPENILIDEDFRAVVADFGISKLKGKEQSRIVTRLQGTKGYLAPEWLLENGVTEKCDVYSYGMVLLEIIGGRRNIISLEQPKGDSSRKKFLYFPKIVAEKLKEGKLLEIVDERLVEECGIKRSELKKMVCVALWCIQDQAKLRPSMAKVVEMLEGYVKVEDPPETKMFLADLLCTDDDNRTQNDFQARRFAPIHGETCNTFAHSFAFSTFSAR, from the exons ATGGAGGACAGAAAAGCACACCTGATCGCCATTTTCATCATCATACTACTCATCCTTCTCACCATTGTAGCTCGTGTTTCCCTCAAACTGTCTCGCACTTTCTTCCTCATCTGCGGAGCCGACACCGCAGCCATTTTCGCAGTCCTCGCGGTCATTTTCATCCGCCTCCGCTACTCCAGCCGGAGAAAGCAGCTGGAAAGGCTGCACGATTCCGAGGGCCGGGAGCTTCGGATCGAATACAGTTTCCTCCGGAAAGTGGCCGGGGTTCCCACCAAGTTCCGCTTCAGAGAACTGGAGGAAGCTACGGATGGATTCCGGTCTATGGTAGGCCGCGGGGGATCCGCTTCTGTGTTCAAAGGGATGCTCAGCGACGGGACCGCGGTGGCGGTGAAACGGATCGACGGGGAGGACGGCGGAGGCGAGAAGGCTTTCAAATCTGAAGTGGCGGCGATTGCTAGCATTCAACACGTGAACCTGGTGAGGTTGTTGGGTTACTGCATTGCTTCTGCGGGGCCCAGGTTTCTTGTGTACGGGTTTGTTTTCAATGGGTCGTTAGATAACTGGATTTTTCCCAAGACCGGCGGGCGGGGGCGGAGGAGCGGCTGTTTGCCGTGGAATTCGAGGTGTAGAGTTGCTCTTGATGTAGCCAAAGCCTTGTCTTATTTGCACCATGACTGCAG ATCATGCATATTGCATCTCGATGTAAAACCAGAGAACATACTGATAGACGAGGACTTCAGAGCAGTGGTTGCAGATTTCGGCATCTCGAAGCTTAAAGGAAAGGAACAAAGTAGGATTGTGACGAGACTCCAAGGGACCAAAGGTTACTTGGCCCCCGAATGGCTCTTAGAAAACGGGGTGACGGAGAAGTGTGATGTTTACAGCTACGGGATGGTGCTTTTAGAAATCATCGGTGGGCGGAGAAATATCATCTCTCTCGAACAACCCAAAGGCGACTCGTCCAGAAAGAAGTTCCTATACTTCCCAAAGATCGTGGCTGAGAAATTGAAGGAAGGGAAACTTTTGGAGATAGTCGACGAAAGGCTGGTTGAAGAATGTGGGATAAAGAGAAGTGAGTTGAAAAAAATGGTTTGTGTAGCTCTGTGGTGCATACAGGACCAAGCAAAGTTGCGGCCGAGCATGGCTAAGGTCGTCGAAATGCTGGAAGGATATGTGAAGGTCGAAGATCCCCCCGAAACTAAGATGTTTCTTGCTGATCTTTTGTGCACTGATGACGATAACAGAACACAAAACGATTTTCAAGCGCGTAGATTTGCCCCAATTCATGGTGAAACTTGTAATACTTTTGCCCATTCGTTCGCCTTTTCCACGTTTTCGGCTAGGTAG
- the LOC140873247 gene encoding uncharacterized protein — MDSSGNSSLLRALTAKGWCFRDSERIEWLIAAQSFSGGGFCTVDSIESELLNMDLRSIGGKSLPEASALCKASHIRGPMVLQVSSCRDITRSSIGETSANSGNRRLLLLKLTDGHSEANAVELSHVPSLSEDVIPGTKVQLLNRADVRSGIVCLNSKAIIILGGVVQSLHEEWQMKRKYLVDSHHTVKLSRENASSCPPPFEKLQIQVPKQGITSFSGSSSNEKGQRLAGKDRGSNLIQTNNNPKVDCGTDVNFLHNVDKEEEKPTCSLTRPKVTASVPVQNQAAAQKLLQKSTEPNHNSRNSKSQRYRGKGKQEESAFLTLDEWERRKTGNDFQTSEFRGNDRDEDLARQLQQQLDLEDIQEQSSYMMDADNIKMSMFNFERDGPGAVGRGEFRGRGRGRGRGRGRGSRGRGRIPQ, encoded by the exons ATGGATTCCAGCGGCAACTCTTCGCTCCTGCGAGCTCTCACAGCCAAAGGCTGGTGTTTTCGGGATTCCGAACGAATCGAATGGCTCATCGCCGCTCAGTCGTTCTCAGGTGGCGGTTTTTGCACCGTCGATTCAATAGAATCGGAGCTCCTCAACATGGACTTGCGATCGATTGGCGGGAAATCCTTACCCGAAGCTTCTGCTCTATGTAAAGCTTCTCATATTCGAGGACCCATGGTCCTTCAG GTGTCCTCTTGTAGAGATATAACCCGGAGTTCTATAGGAGAAACTTCTGCAAATTCAGGCAATCGGCGGCTACTACTATTGAAGCTGACAGATGGGCATTCTGAAGCAAATGCTGTAGAATTATCTCATGTTCCATCACTTAGTGAAGATGTTATTCCTGGGACTAAG GTCCAACTGCTCAACAGAGCTGATGTACGTAGTGGTATTGTGTGTTTGAACAGTAAGGCAATCATAATATTGGGGGGTGTTGTTCAGTCGCTACATGAAGAATGGCAAATGAAACGCAAGTATTTGGTTGACTCTCATCACACTGTAAAGCTCTCTCGTGAAAATGCATCAAGTTGTCCACCACCATTTGAAAAACTCCAAATTCAAGTCCCTAAGCAAGGAATCACAA GTTTTTCTGGGTCATCCTCGAATGAGAAGGGCCAGAGACTGGCTGGGAAAGATAGAGGCTCCAATTTGATTCAGACGAACAATAATCCTAAGGTGGATTGTGGAACTGATGTAAACTTTCTTCACAACGTTGACAAGGAGGAGGAGAAGCCAACATGCTCCCTAACACGACCAAAAG TGACTGCTTCTGTACCTGTTCAAAATCAAGCAGCCGCCCAAAAACTTCTCCAGAAATCAACTGAGCCTAATCACAACAGTCGTAATTCCAAAAGTCAGAGATACAGGGGAAAGGGGAAACAGGAAGAATCAGCTTTCCTCACTCTAGATGAATGGGAGAGGAGGAAAACTGGAAATGATTTTCAGACAAGCGAATTTCGGGGTAATGATCGAGATGAAGATCTTGCAAGACAGCTTCAGCAGCAATTGGATCTTGAAGATATTCAA GAACAAAGTTCTTATATGATGGATGCTGATAATATAAAGATGAGTATGTTCAATTTCGAAAGAGACGGACCCGGAGCTGTTGGTAGAGGTGAATTTCGtggaagaggaagaggaagagggAGAGGAAGGGGACGAGGAAGCAGAGGTAGAGGTAGAATTCCGCAATAA